One Dehalogenimonas sp. THU2 DNA window includes the following coding sequences:
- the thiE gene encoding thiamine phosphate synthase translates to MTTRRGLPDTDIYAVLSRAHSSGRGNVETARLLLEAGVKIIQYREKDFPLRQRHEECLAIRNLCRRYDACFIVNDDAQLALAAGADGLHIGQEDLPPEAARQLIGGEMILGYSVTTPEEIDRAAALEGVDYLGAGPVYPTGTKPDAAAPGGLELLDYALSHSRLPVVAIGGIKLEHVAELTRRGVRYMAMISALVGVADIGARVADIRAAIAAALAV, encoded by the coding sequence CCGATATCTACGCCGTCCTGAGCCGTGCCCATTCCTCAGGAAGGGGTAACGTCGAGACAGCCCGATTGTTGCTTGAAGCCGGCGTCAAGATCATCCAATACCGTGAGAAAGACTTCCCCCTCCGCCAAAGGCATGAAGAGTGCCTTGCTATCCGGAATCTCTGCCGCCGGTATGACGCCTGTTTCATCGTGAATGACGATGCCCAACTGGCACTGGCCGCTGGCGCCGACGGCCTCCATATCGGGCAGGAGGACCTCCCCCCGGAGGCGGCGCGCCAGCTCATCGGCGGGGAGATGATATTGGGTTATTCGGTGACGACGCCGGAAGAGATCGACCGGGCGGCGGCGCTCGAGGGCGTAGATTACCTGGGCGCAGGGCCGGTGTACCCTACCGGCACCAAGCCGGACGCCGCCGCGCCTGGGGGCCTGGAACTCCTCGATTATGCCCTTTCCCACAGCCGTCTGCCGGTGGTCGCCATCGGCGGCATCAAGCTGGAGCATGTGGCGGAACTCACTCGCCGCGGCGTCAGGTACATGGCGATGATATCAGCGCTGGTTGGCGTTGCCGATATCGGCGCAAGAGTGGCTGATATCCGCGCCGCCATCGCGGCGGCTTTGGCGGTATAA
- a CDS encoding NAD(P)/FAD-dependent oxidoreductase, with amino-acid sequence MPNEYDLVVIGSGSAGRSAAFRCRAAGWRVAVIDQLPFGGTCALRGCDPKKVLIGAADALDQVKRFSGLGVKAETLDINWPELMAFKRTFTGPMPGEIEKGLHDRGIDTYRGSARFTGRNAVAVSGEVLEGRFILIAAGAEPMKLGIDGEEHLTTSDQFLELEQLPDRVLFVGGGYIGFEFAHLSRRAGAEVTMLEMSDHFLGPFDRDMVAMLLKKTRGIGIDARTGTAVKSIEKSDQGFTVHAVAGDRELRFEVDLAVHAAGRVPALMNLDLDSAGIEHESGRLKLNDYLQSLSNPSVYAAGDVTKKGPALTPVAGIDGDAVAANMLEGNRVSPDYSVVASAVFTIPPLASVGLTEEQAKERGLKFKVNHADTAAWYTSHRLNEDTSGYKVMVEEGSGRIIGAHLLGPHSDEVINIFALAMKAGLPAEKVKETLFTYPTASSDIGYML; translated from the coding sequence ATGCCAAATGAATATGACCTGGTAGTCATCGGCTCGGGCAGCGCCGGCCGTTCTGCCGCCTTCCGATGCCGCGCCGCCGGATGGAGGGTGGCCGTCATCGACCAGCTCCCCTTCGGCGGTACCTGCGCCCTGAGGGGCTGCGACCCCAAAAAGGTGCTCATCGGCGCCGCCGACGCCCTTGACCAGGTCAAACGCTTTTCCGGCCTGGGGGTTAAGGCGGAGACGCTTGATATCAATTGGCCGGAATTGATGGCCTTCAAGCGGACTTTTACCGGCCCGATGCCCGGGGAAATAGAAAAAGGTCTTCACGACCGGGGTATCGACACCTACCGCGGATCAGCCCGTTTCACCGGACGTAATGCAGTTGCCGTGAGCGGCGAGGTGCTGGAAGGGCGGTTCATTCTCATCGCTGCCGGGGCCGAGCCGATGAAACTGGGCATCGACGGAGAAGAACACCTTACCACCAGCGACCAGTTCCTGGAACTGGAACAACTGCCCGACCGGGTGCTCTTCGTCGGCGGCGGTTACATCGGGTTCGAGTTCGCCCACCTCTCCCGGCGCGCCGGCGCCGAGGTCACCATGCTGGAGATGTCGGACCATTTCCTGGGCCCGTTCGACCGGGACATGGTGGCCATGCTCCTCAAAAAGACCCGGGGCATCGGCATCGACGCCAGGACGGGCACGGCCGTTAAATCTATTGAAAAATCGGATCAGGGGTTCACCGTTCACGCCGTCGCCGGGGACCGTGAACTCAGGTTCGAAGTAGACCTGGCAGTACATGCCGCCGGCCGGGTGCCGGCGCTTATGAATCTCGACCTGGATTCAGCCGGTATCGAACACGAGAGCGGGCGGCTGAAGCTGAACGATTACCTGCAAAGCCTTTCCAACCCTTCCGTCTATGCCGCGGGCGACGTGACCAAAAAGGGACCGGCGCTAACACCGGTGGCCGGCATTGACGGCGATGCCGTCGCTGCCAATATGCTTGAAGGCAACCGGGTGAGCCCGGACTACAGCGTGGTCGCCTCCGCCGTGTTCACCATCCCCCCGCTGGCCTCGGTGGGCCTGACCGAGGAACAGGCCAAAGAGCGGGGACTCAAGTTCAAGGTCAACCACGCCGACACTGCGGCCTGGTACACCAGCCACCGGCTCAACGAGGATACTTCCGGCTACAAGGTGATGGTCGAGGAAGGCAGCGGCAGGATCATCGGCGCCCACCTGCTGGGCCCCCACTCCGATGAAGTGATCAATATCTTCGCCCTGGCCATGAAGGCCGGATTACCGGCTGAAAAGGTCAAAGAAACGCTGTTTACCTACCCGACGGCGTCCTCGGATATCGGGTATATGCTGTAG